The Sulfuricystis thermophila genome segment GGGTCCCTGCCCGCCATCGATTTTCACGATCGACAACCATTCGACGTGGATCTCACCGTCCTTGTAACGGTTCCAGATTTCCCCTTCCCAATGTTTGTGCGTCTCGATCGCCGACCACATCTGTGCGTAAAAAGCCTGGTCGTGGCGGCCGGATTTCAGCAGACGTGGATTGCGCCCCACCGCTTCGGCGGCCGTATAGCCGGTGATCGCCGTGAAGGCAGGGTTCACCCGCACGATGTTATTGGCGGCGTCGGTGACCACGATCGCTTCGGCGGCATGCTCGAAGACGGCATCGGCGATACGCAATGCCTCTTCCTGCTGACGGCACTCGAGAATCTCTTGTTCCAACGCGGCATTGCGTTGTGCCAATTCGCGATGGCGCACGAACTGCAGATATCCGAAAACCGCCATCGCAATGCAGCCCGCAATGGCTGCAACCACGGGGAGCGAGAGACCACCATTGCTGATCATCGACCCAACCATGATTTCATTATGGCCGAGGGAAGCGCAATTTCCAGATCGCGCTCAACCTTCCCGGAGCCGGTCGATGACGCGGCCGGAAAAGGCGCGCCTGGCGGCGAACATCCCGAAGATGGCGACGCCGACCAACCCGGCTGCGAATCCGATCGACAACGTATCCGATCTCGGAAGATCATCGAAACCGAACACCTGACGCGCCAGCACGGCACCGATCGCCGTCGCCCCCGCCCCGGCGAGCAGTCCTGCGACACCACCCTGCACGGCGAATTCGGCCAACACGCCCTGGCGCAACTGACGGCGTTGTCCGCCCAGGGCACGCATCACGGCGAGCTCCTGACCGCGCGCGCCATTGCTCGTTTCGATCGCCGCATACAGCACCGTGAGGCCAGCGATCAGCGCGAACAGGAATACCAGCTGTATGGCGCCGATCACCTGTCCGACCGTCTGCTGCAACTGCCTGACCAATGCGGCGACATCGATCACGGTGACGTTCGGGAAGGACTGCACCAGCGCCGCGGTCAACGCTTCGCGGCCCGCCGGCAGATGGAAGCTGGTGATGTAACTCGTTGGCTGGCCGTCGAGCGAACCCTGCGGGGCGATGACGAAGAAGTTGACGCGCATCGAATCCCAGTCCAGTTTGCGCAGCGAAGTCACCGGCCCCGAGAATCGCTGACCGGCGACCTCGAAACTCAGCTCATCTCCCAGTTTCAGGCCAAGGGTGCCGGCCAGCCCCTGCTCCACCGAAAACTGCACCGTCGCGCCGCTGCCGAACCACGTCCCAGCGATGATGGCATTGCCCAGCGGCAGGTCGTCGCGCTGGGTGAGATTGAACTCGCGTTCGACCAGACGCCGCGCACGTTCCTCAGCAAACTCCTGCGGACCGATCGGCCGGCCATTCACCGCCACGAGCCGCCCGCGCACCATCGGTTCGAAGCGTGGCACAGCCAAACCGGCCTGCGAGAAGAATTCACCCAACGCCGCGCGCTGCTCCGGCTGGATGTTGATCAGAAAACGGTTCGGCGCATCGGGCGGCAGTTTCGTCTGCCAGGCGGCCAAGAGATCGTTCTTCACCAGCGAAAGCAACAGCAGGGTGGTCAAACCGAGCGCAAGCGCCACCACCTGAAGCAAGCTGGCGCTACCGTGGCGGCGCAGGCTGGCGACCCCGATGCGCCAGCCGCCTGAAGCCAGCCGCGACGCAAGACGCACGACGACCTCCAGCAACAGGCGTCCGATCAGCGCATAAACCGCGATTGCGGCCAGAAAGCCGCCCAAGACGACGGCGGCGAGCCGGGCCTCGCCCGCCATCCAGAACATCAGTCCTGCAAGGCAAGCACCGCCGAGGAGATACGAGGCCATCGACAGGGGGGCGACATCCCCCATTCGCGGCGCAGCACGCGCAGCGTCGGCACCGATCGCAAACGCAGCAATGGCGGAACGACGAAACCCACCAGCAACACCGCGGCCACAGCGCCGCCGTGCAGCCATGGCAGCAGACCGGGAGGAGGCAATCGTTCGGCGAGCAAGCCCGTCAGCAGACCATGCAGGGCTTCCTGCACGAGCAGGCCGCCCAAGCCCCCGACGAGCGTCGCGATGACGCCCAGCACGACGAACTCTCCACCATGGATCAAGAGGATCTGCTGCTCGCTGGCACCCAGACAGCGCAGGACCGCACAGGCATCGAGATGCCGCTGCATGAAGCGGTGCGCGGCCATGCCGACCGCGATCGTCGCCAGCACCACCGTCAGGAGCGCCGCGAGCCGCAGAAAACGTTCGGCGCGCTCGATGATGACGCGCACCTCGGGGCGCGCGTTGTCGAGGGCTTCGAGCCTCTCGCCGCGGCCCAGATGTGACTGCGCCCATTGGCGAAACGCGGCGACGGCCTGCTCATCACCGGCGACGTGCAGTCGCCAGGTGATGCGGCTGCCGGGCTGGATCAGGCCGGTGGCCGCCAGGTCGTCGAAATGGATGATCAGGCGCGGGGCGAAGGTGAACGGGTTGATGCCGCGCTCCGGATCGAGCGTGAGAATCCCGCCGACGCTGGCCGTCAGCGCACCGATGCGCACCTTCGTTCCGGGTTCGAGCGCCAGCGCGGCGGCGAGGCGCTCATCGGGCCATACCGTGCCGAGGGGAAGCGGGGGTGCCGTGCCACCAGCGCCGACTTTATCGTTGAACGGTTCGACCTCCAGTGCGCCGCGCAAAGGATAGCCAGGAGAGATGGCCTTGATCTCGGCGAGCTGCACGGCCCCCGTCTCCGCCGCGCCGCCGACCATGCTCAGCAACAACGCGCTTTCGGCAAGACGTAAGCCATGCTGGCGCGCCGCTTCGCGATAAGCCTCGGGCCAGGGGTGATCGGCAGAAAGCAACAAATCCCCGCCGAGCAGCTGATGGGCCTCGCGTTCGACGGCGTGCCTGACGCGATCGGCAAGGAAGCCGACACTGGAAAGGGCCGCGACGGCCAGCACCATCGCAACGAACACCACGGTCAGCTCGCCGGCGCGCAGATCGCGTGCCAGCATGCGCAGCATCAGGCGGATGGTTCTCACAGCGCGCGCAACACCTCGATGGCCTGCTCGACGCGCTCCAGCGCCACGACCTCGATGCCCTTGATCGGCTGTTTCGGCGCGTTCGCCTTCGGGATCAGCGCATGGGTGAAACCGAGCTTGGCGGCTTCCTTGAGCCGTTCCTGACCGCGCGGCGCAGGGCGGATCTCGCCGGCCAGCCCCACCTCGCCGAAGGCGACCAGTTTGCCCGGCAGCGGCTTGTTGCGCAGCGAGGAGACGATGGCCAGCAGCACGGCGAGATCCGCCGCCGGCTCCTGGATGCGCACGCCACCGACGGCATTGACGAACACGTCCTGGTCCCCGCACATCACGCCGGCGTGGCGGTGCAGCACCGCGAGCAGCATCGCCAGCCGCTGCGGGTCGAGCCCGACGGTAAGCCGGCGCGGATTGCCGCCCAGCGCCGCATCGACGAGCGCCTGCACCTCGACGAGCAAAGGCCGCGTGCCCTCCTGCGTCACCAGCACGCAGCTGCCGGCGACATCCTGCCCATGTTGCGACAAAAACAGCGCCGAAGGATTCGAGACGCCGCGCAAGCCGCGATCGGTCATCGCGAACACGCCCAACTCATTGACCGCGCCGAAACGGTTCTTGAAGGCGCGCACGAGGCGGAAGCTCGAATGGGTGTCGCCCTCGAAATAGAGCACGGTATCGACGATGTGCTCGAGCACGCGCGGGCCGGCGAGCGCCCCCTCCTTCGTCACGTGACCGACGAGGATCACCGCCGTGCCGGTTTGCTTGGCGAAGCGCGTCAGTTGCGCCGCGCATTCGCGCACCTGGGCGACCGAACCGGGCGCGGATTGCAGGGCGTCGGACCACAACGTCTGGATCGAATCGATCACCGCCACCAGCGGCTTTTCGTCCTGCAGCGCGGCGAGGATTTTTTCGAGATTGATCTCGGGTAGCAGACGCAGTCCCGCAGTCGGCAACTGCAGGCGCTGGGCGCGCAAGGCCACTTGTTCCGCGGATTCCTCACCCGAAACATAGAGCACGGGCTGGCCGGCTTCGGCGAGCCTTGAGAGCGCCTGCAACAGCAGCGTCGATTTGCCGATGCCGGGATCCCCGCCGATCAGTACCACACCGCCCGGCACCAGGCCGCCGCCGAGCACACGGTCGAATTCCTCGATGCCAGTGGGCTGGCGCGGCTCCTCGCGTGGACGGATCGCGGCGAGATCCTGTGGTTTGCCGGTGGCGGCAAGCGGCGCGAAATTGGCGCCGAAGCGCTTGGCGCCCGGCGGGGCGGCCTCGGCGACCGTCTCGACCAGCGTATTCCACTGGCCGCAGCCGGGGCATTGACCCTGCCACTTCGGCGAGGTCGCGCCGCATTCGGTGCAGGAATAGTGAGATTTCAGCTTCGCCATCAACCGATCTCCATCACCGGCACGCGCGGCGCCAGCGCGCAGAAGAGCTCGTAGCTGATCGTGCCGGCAGCCGTCGCCACTTCGTCGGCCGGCAAGCCTTCGCCCCACAGCGTCACCGGCACCCCCGCGCCGACTTCTGGTGGCAGGTCGGTGAGATCGACACAGAGTTTGTCCATCGACACACGCCCCAGCGTGCGCGTGCGTTGACCTGCGACGAGGATCGAAGTGCCGGTGACCGCATGGCGCGGATAGCCATCTGCATAGCCGCAGGCGACGATGCCGACTCTCATCGGCCGATCGGCAACGAACGTGCAGCCATAGCCGATGCTCTCGCCCGCCGCGAGTCCCTGCACCGCGACGATCTCGCTTTGCAGCGTCATCACCGGCCGCAACTCGAGTTCCGCTGCCGATTTCGCTTGCGGAAACGGCGAGCCGCCATAGAGCATGATGCCCGGCCGCGCCCAGTCGCCGACGGATTCTGGATAGCGCAGGATCGTCGCCGAATTGCCCAGCGAAGTCGGCTCGCTCATGCCCGACGTCATCACGCGGAAACGTTCGAGTTGCCAGTCGATGCCGCGCGGCCCGTCGGCATCGGCGAAATGAGTCATCAGCACGCAGTCGATGTGCCGTCCCGCCAGCGCCGACTTTGCGTTCAGCAGCGCCGCCGTATCGAAACCGAGACGATTCATGCCGGTGTTGAGCTTGAGATATACCGGCAGCTCGGCCGGCCAACGGGAGGCCAAGAGCCAGTCGAGCTGCTCTCTGCGATGAATGACCGGAATCAGCCGATGACGGATGAACAGCGGCACATCGCTCGCTGCGTAACAGCCCTCGAGCATCAAGAGCGGCTTCGTCAAACCGGCCTCGCGCAGCGCGATCGCGCGCTCCAGTTCGATCAGTGCGAAGCCGTCGGCGAGATCATGCAAAGCCCGCACGGTGCGTTCCAGACCGTGGCCATAGGCATTGGCCTTGACGACCGCCCACAGCCGCGCCGAACCGGCGTGGCGACGGGCGACGCTGAAATTGTGCCGCAGAGCGAAAAGATCGATGAACGCGCGAATCGGCCGCGGCATGAGCTACGCCGCCTTGTGTTCCTTGAGGCGTTCGGCGGCGAACGAGACGAAGGAAGTGACGAGGCGGGAGCGGAATTTTTCCTTCGGATAGACCATCGAAAGTTTGCGCACCAGCCTTGGCTTGAGCGGGATCGACACCAGCGTGCCGAGTCGCAGCGCATGCATCACCGAGGCGCGCGAGGCGATCGCATATCCCAGCCCGGTTTCGACGACCTCGAGCAAGGCCAGCGGGCTGCCCAGCTCCATCACCGGCGTCATGCGGCTGATATCGACCCCCTGCTTGTGCAGATAGACCTCGGTGAACTCTCGTGTGCCGGAGCCTGGTTCGCGCGACACGAAGGGATGATCGACCAGTTGCTGCGGGGTGAGCTCCTTGAATCGAGCCAGCGGAAACTTCGGGCTGCAGATGACCTGCATCTCGTCTTCACAGCAGACCTCGGTTTGCAGGTTGGGATGATGCGTCGGCGATTCGATGAAGCCGATGTCGAGTGTGTGTTCGGCCACCCGGGTCTCGATGGCCTCCGAGTTGGCGACGATCAGCCGCGGCCGTACATTGGGATATTTCGACTTGAACTCGCCCATGATGCGCGGCAGCAGGAACTCGGCGATCGTCGTACTGGCGCCGACCAGCAACGAGCCGCCGATCTCGCCGGTCATCTCGGCCATGCGCACGTCCATCTCGTTCGACAGAGCGAGGATTTTTTCGGCATAGGCCAGGACCAGTTCCCCTGCCGGGGTGAGCGAGATGCGCCCATGGCCGCGGTCGAACAGGCGAGTATTGAAATGTTCCTCGAGCTGTTTGATCTGGAAAGTGACCGCAGGCTGCGTCATGAACAGCACTTCCGCAGCCTTGGTGAAGGAAAGCTGCTTGGCCACGGCATGGAAAACCTGGAGCCTGCGATCAGCCATGTCTCGTCCCTCGAAGAATAATTGTTTTCGGCATCGTTGCCGCTATTGAAGCATAATTCCAGGCCATAAGAAAGCCTGATAGATCAGGACGGAAAGCGCATTCGGGACGGGTTTTCTGCCACCCCGTCACGAAGCCGTATCGACTTTCGTGATATAACCCGGCGGCCATGAGCCTTGGGTTCTACATCATCATGGCGGCGCAGTTCTTTTCTGCGCTCGCCGACAATGCCCTGTTGATCGCCGCCATCGCCATCTTGCGCGACATGCACGCTCCGGTGGCCTATGAACCCCTGCTGAAAACCTTTTTCACCGTCTCCTATGTGCTGCTGGCCGCCTTCGTCGGCGCTTTCGCCGATTCGATGCCGAAGTGGCGCGTGATGTTCATCAGCAATGGCATCAAGATAGTGGGCTGCGGGCTGATGTTCTTCAATGTTCACCCCTTGATCGCCTATGCCGTGGTGGGCTTGGGCGCCGCAGCCTATTCTCCGGCCAAGTACGGCATTCTCACCGAATATCTGCCGCACCGCCTGCTCGTCATCGCCAATGGCTGGATCGAGGGCTTGACCGTGGTGGCGATCATCCTCGGCGTGCTGATCGGCGGCCTGCTGATCAAGCCCGACATCGCTGCCATGCTGCTCGCCTTCGACTTCCCCGGCATCGAGACCGGCATCGATACGGTGGCGGAGATGAACCTGCTCGTCATCGGCCTGTTGTATCTGATCGCTGCCTTGTTCAATCTCTACATTCCCGACACCGGCGTCGATCACAAGCCGCTGAAGAAAAACCCTCTCTACCTGCTTCACGAATTCAATCACTGCTTGAAACTGCTGTGGCGCGACCGGCTCGGCCAGATCTCGCTCGCCGTCACCACGCTGTTCTGGGGCGCGGGGGCCACCTTGCAGTTCATCGTCATCGAATGGGCCAAGGAAGCGCTGAATCTCGATCTCTCCAAAGCCAGCATGCTGCAGGGCGTGGTAGCGATCGGCGTTGCCCTCGGCGCGGTGCTCGCCGCCCGCTTCATCACCTTGCGCAAATCGGTGCGCGTGATCCCGCTCGGCATCGCGATGGGCGTCGGCGTGCTGGTGATGATCGTCGTGCGCGACACCTGGGCGGCGATGCCGCTCCTGGTGATCGTCGGCATCCTCTCGGGCTTTTTCGTCGTACCGATGAACGCACTCTTGCAGCACCGCGGCCACATCCTGATGGGCGCCGGCCATTCGATCGCGGTGCAGAACTTCAACGAGAACCTGTCGATCCTCGTGATGACCGGCATCTATTCGCTGCTCTTGAAGGCCGGGCTGCACATCTATTGGGTGATCGTCCTGTTCGGCCTGTTCGTCTCGGGCATGATGTGGCTGGTCAAGCGCCGCCACGAGGCCAACCAGCGGATTCACGATGACGTGAGCCACCTCGAGGACGTTCGAAATTAAAAAGCCGATGACATGGGGTCATCGGCTTTCGGTGTTCTGGCGCGCCCGGAGCGATTCGAACGCCCGACCCCTTGGTTCGTAGCCAAGTACTCTATCCAACTGAGCTACGGGCGCGCTGGAAGCTGCGCATTATAGCGAAAGTTTCCAGCAGGTAAACTGCCGCCCTCACTTTTTCGCTCCAGCCATGAAACAAACTTACGACGAATCCAGTTTCCGCGTCCTGAAAGGGCTCGAACCGGTGCGCGAACGGCCGGGGATGTACACCCGCACCGACTCGCCCGCCCACATCATCCAGGAAGTCATCGACAACGCCGCCGACGAAGCGCTTGCCGGTTTCGCGAAAAACATTCATGTCCTCGTGGCGCGCGATGGCAGCATCACGGTGACGGACGATGGCCGCGGCATCCCGGTTGGTCTTCACCCCGAGGAGAGGATTCCCGTCGTCGTGCTCGCCTTCACGCGCCTGCATGCCGGCGGCAAGTTCGACAAGAAGACCGGCAACGGCGCCTACGCGTTCTCCGGCGGGCTGCACGGCGTCGGCGTCGCCGTCACCAACGCGCTCTCGCAGCGCGTCGATGTCGAAGTGCGCCGCGACGGCCAGATCCACACGGTGAGCTTTTCGGAGGGAGGCGAGAAAGTCGCGCCCTTGCAAGTCGTCGGCGAATGCGGCCGGCAGACCGGCACGCGCGTGCGCGTCGTGCCCGATGCGAAGTATTTCGATTCCCCCAAGGTGCCGCAGGCCGAACTGGAACGCCTGTTGCGCTCCAAGGCCGTCTTGCTGCCCGGCGTCAAGGTCACGCTGGCGATCGAACAGGCCGACGGCACGCTGCTCGAAAAGACCTGGCGCTATCCGGAAGGGTTGGCCGGCTATCTGAAGGAAATCGCTGAGAGCGATCCGGTGGCGCCCATCTGGTCGGCAGAAAACTACGCCAGCGCCGACGACGAGAGCTTCGCGGCTGGCGAAGGCGCGGCCTGGGCGCTCGGCTGGTGGCCCGATGCCGCACCGACGGAATCCTATGTCAATCTGATCCCGACCGTGGCCGGCGGCACGCATGAATCCGGCCTCAAGGCCGGCGTCTTCGAGGCGGTGAAGAGCTTTATCGAGCACCATGCGCTGCTGCCGCGCGGCGTCAAGCTCCAGCAGGAAGACATCTGCGGCAAGATGGGTTTCGTGCTCTCGGCGCGCATCCTCGACCCGCAGTTCCAGGGCCAAGTGAAGGAAAAGCTCAATTCGCGCGAAGCGGTGAAGCTTGTCGCCCGCATGGTGCGCGATCCATTGGAAATCTGGCTCAACCAGCACGTCGAGGCGGGTCGGGCGATCGCGGAACTCGCCATCAAGCAAGCCCTGGCGCGCCAGAAGAATGCGCAGAAAGTCGAAAAGAAAAAGCAATCGGGTGTGGCCGTGCTGCCGGGCAAGCTCTCCGACTGCGAATCCACCGACATCCGGGAAAACGAGCTGTTCCTCGTCGAGGGCGATTCCGCCGGCGGCTCGGCCAAGATGGCCAGAAACCGCGAGACGCAGGCGATCCTGCCCCTCAGAGGCAAGGTGCAAAACGCCTGGGAGATCGAACCCAACCGCCTGTTCGCCAACGCCGAGATCCACGACATCGCCGTGGCGCTGGGCATCGAGCCACACGGCGCCGAGGATGAGCCGGATTTGTCGAACCTGCGCTATGGCAAGGTGATCATCATGTCGGATGCCGACGTCGATGGCGCGCACATCCAGACGCTCTTGCTCACCCTCTTCTACCGCCACTTCCCGGCCTTGATCCGGCGCGGCCATGTCTATGTCGCCCAGCCGCCGCTCTATCGCGTGGATGTGCCGGCTGCCGGCAAGAAGCGCCCCGCCAAGCGGCTTTATGCGCTCGACGACGGCGAACTCGAAGCGATCAAGGAACGCCTCGCCAAAGAGGGCGTTCCGCTCGACAAGATCGAGGTCGGCCGCTTCAAGGGCCTGGGCGAGATGAACCCCGAGCAGCTACGCGAGACGGCGATGGACCCGGCGACGCGCCGAGTGTTGCCCGTATTCGAACGCAGCGAGGCGCACGAGGAGACAGTGAAGCTCTTCAACCTACTGATGGGTAAGGGCGAAGCCGCCGGTCGCCGCGCCTGGATGGAATCCAAGGGCCACCTTGCCGAGGCTGACATCTGAACTTGAACATGCACAGACACCCCTCTACAATATGGGTGCCCATATCAGATTCCTGGCAACCCATATGAAGACAACCATCGAGATTTCAGACGCCTTGCTTATACAGGCGAAACAACTTGCCGCAGAACGGGGTGCAACGCTGCGCAGCCTGATCGAACAAGGCTTGCGCCAGGTTGTAGCCGAAAAGCAGCAAGCGAGGGATTTTCATCTGCGCCGCGTGACATTCAAGGGACAGGGCTTGCAACCCGAAATGCGCGGAGCCAGTTGGGATCGGTTGCGCGGAATAACCTACGAAGGTCACGGCGGGTAAGCGCGGATGATTGCCGTCGACACCAATGTGCTGGTCTATGCCCACCGGGAAGACTCGCCCTTCCACGAACGCGCCCTCGAAAGCATCGAATCGCTGGCCAATCACAGGATGCCGTGGGCGATCCCCTGGCCCTGCCTGCATGAGTTCTATGCCATCGTCACCCATCCGCGCATTTATGCGCCGCCCACCCCCATCGAAATCGCCTTGGAGCAAATAGACGCTTGGCTGGAATCGCCCTCGCTGGTGCTGCTTGGCGAGTCCGAACTGCACTGGCCGGAACTGCGCAGCCTGATCTCACAAGGCCAACTTGCCGGCCCTCAAGTCCATGATGCGCGCATCGCCGCCCTGTGCCTGCAACATGGGGTGAAAAAACTATTGACCGCCGACCGCGACTTCGGTCGTTTCCCCCAACTCGCATGCGCCAATCCGTTGGTTGTCGTGGAGAAGCTGTCGTGAGAGGTCAAAGTCGGCTCTGGCGGGACGGCATTCGCACGCGCTCGTCCCGTCTTCTGACCGCCGCCTTGGCGTTGGTTGCCGCGCCGGCGATGGCAGGCGTCCCATTCGTCAAATTGCCGTCGCACACCAAGGATGGCGTCACTTGGCATGTGCGCAAGGAAAAGCGCAGCGGCATGCGCATGCCTTTTCTCGTCGCCGGCGCGCCCAAAGAGGCAATCGCCAAGATCAATCGCAGACTGGAAGAACGTTTCACAAGCGACATCGAAACCGCATCGAACGCTACCGAATTTTCGACCGAGAACCGTGTGCTGTTCGCCAACAGGCGTTATTTCGTCGTCGGTGGAGCCGTCCACGCCTATTTTTCGGGTGCCGCCCATCCCTTGTATCGGTTCGATGTCGCCGTTTTCGACCTCAGAACCGGAGATGAAGCTAATTTCTGGCCCCTCTTCCGCCTCGCTGCCGACGCGAATGGCGAGATTGGCCTGACACGGACGGATGCGCTCGATGCCCTGATCCTGCGCGCCTACCTGCGCCAAGCCGCGATCCACGCGAACAGAGATCCGAACTGCTGGGCACTCGTCGCGGAAACCCGCGGCTGCTATGTGGAAGACGACGGACTGGCCTGGTGCGAACATGCAGGCGACTGGACTTACGCCACCCTTTACCCCACCTCCCAAGGCCTCGCCGTGACGCTCGACATCTACGCCGAGCAGGATCGCGGCTGTCGCGGCGAGGGGGTGGTCCTGCCTTGGCCCGCCGTGCGCAAAACTTTGCTCAAACCCGTTCCCTTACCCTGATGAACCACGAGACTCCCGACCTGTTCGAAGCCGTCCCACCAGCGCTCCCTGCCGTGCCGCCGGCGCCGACTTTTCCGGAAGACGCCCTGCCGCTCGATATTTATGCCGAACGCGCCTATCTCACCTATGCGATGAGCGTGGTCAAGTCCCGCGCCCTGCCGCAGGTGGAGGATGGTCTCAAGCCCGTGCAGCGGCGCATCCTCTACGCGATGAACGAAATGCGCCTTGCGGCGACCGCCAAGCACGTCAAGAGCGCGCGGGTGGTCGGCGACGTGATCGGCAAATTCCACC includes the following:
- a CDS encoding type II toxin-antitoxin system VapC family toxin; this translates as MIAVDTNVLVYAHREDSPFHERALESIESLANHRMPWAIPWPCLHEFYAIVTHPRIYAPPTPIEIALEQIDAWLESPSLVLLGESELHWPELRSLISQGQLAGPQVHDARIAALCLQHGVKKLLTADRDFGRFPQLACANPLVVVEKLS
- the lplT gene encoding lysophospholipid transporter LplT, with the translated sequence MSLGFYIIMAAQFFSALADNALLIAAIAILRDMHAPVAYEPLLKTFFTVSYVLLAAFVGAFADSMPKWRVMFISNGIKIVGCGLMFFNVHPLIAYAVVGLGAAAYSPAKYGILTEYLPHRLLVIANGWIEGLTVVAIILGVLIGGLLIKPDIAAMLLAFDFPGIETGIDTVAEMNLLVIGLLYLIAALFNLYIPDTGVDHKPLKKNPLYLLHEFNHCLKLLWRDRLGQISLAVTTLFWGAGATLQFIVIEWAKEALNLDLSKASMLQGVVAIGVALGAVLAARFITLRKSVRVIPLGIAMGVGVLVMIVVRDTWAAMPLLVIVGILSGFFVVPMNALLQHRGHILMGAGHSIAVQNFNENLSILVMTGIYSLLLKAGLHIYWVIVLFGLFVSGMMWLVKRRHEANQRIHDDVSHLEDVRN
- the radA gene encoding DNA repair protein RadA, with product MAKLKSHYSCTECGATSPKWQGQCPGCGQWNTLVETVAEAAPPGAKRFGANFAPLAATGKPQDLAAIRPREEPRQPTGIEEFDRVLGGGLVPGGVVLIGGDPGIGKSTLLLQALSRLAEAGQPVLYVSGEESAEQVALRAQRLQLPTAGLRLLPEINLEKILAALQDEKPLVAVIDSIQTLWSDALQSAPGSVAQVRECAAQLTRFAKQTGTAVILVGHVTKEGALAGPRVLEHIVDTVLYFEGDTHSSFRLVRAFKNRFGAVNELGVFAMTDRGLRGVSNPSALFLSQHGQDVAGSCVLVTQEGTRPLLVEVQALVDAALGGNPRRLTVGLDPQRLAMLLAVLHRHAGVMCGDQDVFVNAVGGVRIQEPAADLAVLLAIVSSLRNKPLPGKLVAFGEVGLAGEIRPAPRGQERLKEAAKLGFTHALIPKANAPKQPIKGIEVVALERVEQAIEVLRAL
- a CDS encoding DNA topoisomerase IV subunit B, giving the protein MKQTYDESSFRVLKGLEPVRERPGMYTRTDSPAHIIQEVIDNAADEALAGFAKNIHVLVARDGSITVTDDGRGIPVGLHPEERIPVVVLAFTRLHAGGKFDKKTGNGAYAFSGGLHGVGVAVTNALSQRVDVEVRRDGQIHTVSFSEGGEKVAPLQVVGECGRQTGTRVRVVPDAKYFDSPKVPQAELERLLRSKAVLLPGVKVTLAIEQADGTLLEKTWRYPEGLAGYLKEIAESDPVAPIWSAENYASADDESFAAGEGAAWALGWWPDAAPTESYVNLIPTVAGGTHESGLKAGVFEAVKSFIEHHALLPRGVKLQQEDICGKMGFVLSARILDPQFQGQVKEKLNSREAVKLVARMVRDPLEIWLNQHVEAGRAIAELAIKQALARQKNAQKVEKKKQSGVAVLPGKLSDCESTDIRENELFLVEGDSAGGSAKMARNRETQAILPLRGKVQNAWEIEPNRLFANAEIHDIAVALGIEPHGAEDEPDLSNLRYGKVIIMSDADVDGAHIQTLLLTLFYRHFPALIRRGHVYVAQPPLYRVDVPAAGKKRPAKRLYALDDGELEAIKERLAKEGVPLDKIEVGRFKGLGEMNPEQLRETAMDPATRRVLPVFERSEAHEETVKLFNLLMGKGEAAGRRAWMESKGHLAEADI
- a CDS encoding type II toxin-antitoxin system VapB family antitoxin; the protein is MKTTIEISDALLIQAKQLAAERGATLRSLIEQGLRQVVAEKQQARDFHLRRVTFKGQGLQPEMRGASWDRLRGITYEGHGG
- a CDS encoding ABC transporter permease produces the protein MASYLLGGACLAGLMFWMAGEARLAAVVLGGFLAAIAVYALIGRLLLEVVVRLASRLASGGWRIGVASLRRHGSASLLQVVALALGLTTLLLLSLVKNDLLAAWQTKLPPDAPNRFLINIQPEQRAALGEFFSQAGLAVPRFEPMVRGRLVAVNGRPIGPQEFAEERARRLVEREFNLTQRDDLPLGNAIIAGTWFGSGATVQFSVEQGLAGTLGLKLGDELSFEVAGQRFSGPVTSLRKLDWDSMRVNFFVIAPQGSLDGQPTSYITSFHLPAGREALTAALVQSFPNVTVIDVAALVRQLQQTVGQVIGAIQLVFLFALIAGLTVLYAAIETSNGARGQELAVMRALGGQRRQLRQGVLAEFAVQGGVAGLLAGAGATAIGAVLARQVFGFDDLPRSDTLSIGFAAGLVGVAIFGMFAARRAFSGRVIDRLREG
- a CDS encoding ABC transporter permease, producing MRTIRLMLRMLARDLRAGELTVVFVAMVLAVAALSSVGFLADRVRHAVEREAHQLLGGDLLLSADHPWPEAYREAARQHGLRLAESALLLSMVGGAAETGAVQLAEIKAISPGYPLRGALEVEPFNDKVGAGGTAPPLPLGTVWPDERLAAALALEPGTKVRIGALTASVGGILTLDPERGINPFTFAPRLIIHFDDLAATGLIQPGSRITWRLHVAGDEQAVAAFRQWAQSHLGRGERLEALDNARPEVRVIIERAERFLRLAALLTVVLATIAVGMAAHRFMQRHLDACAVLRCLGASEQQILLIHGGEFVVLGVIATLVGGLGGLLVQEALHGLLTGLLAERLPPPGLLPWLHGGAVAAVLLVGFVVPPLLRLRSVPTLRVLRREWGMSPPCRWPRISSAVLALQD
- a CDS encoding LysR family transcriptional regulator — its product is MADRRLQVFHAVAKQLSFTKAAEVLFMTQPAVTFQIKQLEEHFNTRLFDRGHGRISLTPAGELVLAYAEKILALSNEMDVRMAEMTGEIGGSLLVGASTTIAEFLLPRIMGEFKSKYPNVRPRLIVANSEAIETRVAEHTLDIGFIESPTHHPNLQTEVCCEDEMQVICSPKFPLARFKELTPQQLVDHPFVSREPGSGTREFTEVYLHKQGVDISRMTPVMELGSPLALLEVVETGLGYAIASRASVMHALRLGTLVSIPLKPRLVRKLSMVYPKEKFRSRLVTSFVSFAAERLKEHKAA
- the alr gene encoding alanine racemase — translated: MPRPIRAFIDLFALRHNFSVARRHAGSARLWAVVKANAYGHGLERTVRALHDLADGFALIELERAIALREAGLTKPLLMLEGCYAASDVPLFIRHRLIPVIHRREQLDWLLASRWPAELPVYLKLNTGMNRLGFDTAALLNAKSALAGRHIDCVLMTHFADADGPRGIDWQLERFRVMTSGMSEPTSLGNSATILRYPESVGDWARPGIMLYGGSPFPQAKSAAELELRPVMTLQSEIVAVQGLAAGESIGYGCTFVADRPMRVGIVACGYADGYPRHAVTGTSILVAGQRTRTLGRVSMDKLCVDLTDLPPEVGAGVPVTLWGEGLPADEVATAAGTISYELFCALAPRVPVMEIG